In Actinoplanes lobatus, the DNA window GGCGGAACTGCCTTGAAAGGGCGGGGCGGGCACTTTCGTACGATAAAGGGGTGTTAATGAGTCTTTGATCTGGCTGCCCACGGCCGAATCTGCATTCCCTCGCCAGCTGGGCGCGTCACCCGGAGCGATCTTGATCGATTTATCACCGGTTTAGGTGGCAAATCGTTCAAGGTCACACAACGTCGGCATGTAAAGCGGGCAAAACGGGCGCCTATTTCCGGTGAAAGCCGCATTTTCGCCTAGCGCGGCGGTCGGCGCCCCCGTTCGGCGATTCGCCCGACCCAAGAACCGCAAACACCAAGAAGAAGACTCTAATAGACAGTGAGGCCGTGGGCGCGGAACTGGGCGCGGACCCGGTCGAGCAGCGCGGGGGTGGGCGCGTCGGTGCCGGCCAGCGGGAATGGCTGGTTGAGGGCGGCGTACTTGGCGGCGCCGAGGCGGTGGAACGGCAGGACCTCGACGCGTTCGACGGTGCTGATCGAGGCGGCGATGGCGGCTACCGCGTCGACGTTCTCGACCGTGTCGGTGAGACCCGGGACCAGGACGAAACGGACCCAGATCGGGATGCCGCGGTCGGCCAGGCGGTGCGCGAAGCTCACGGTCGGTTCGAGGGTTCCGGTACGTGTGACGCGGTGGTACGTCTCCTCGTCGCCGGCCTTGATGTCGAGCAGTACCAGGTCGGTGACGTCGAGCAGTTCGTCGGACGCCTTGGCGCCCAGGTAGCCGCTGGTGTCGAGGGCGGTGTGCAGTCCCCGCTCCTGGCACCGGGTGAAGATCTCGCGGACGAAGTCGGGTTGTTGCAGGGCCTCGCCGCCACTGATGGTGACACCGCCGTGCGCGACCTTGATGAAGCGTTCGTAGCGCTGGATTTCGGTCATCAGTTCGTCGGCGTCCATGATCTGCCCGCTGCGCCGGAACCACGTGTCGGGGCTGTGGCAGTACTGGCAGCGCAGCGGGCAGCCGGCCAGGAACGCGACGAATCGCGTTCCCGGCCCGTCGACGCCCGTGGAGACGTCGAACGAATGCACGCTCCCGGTGACGGTCACAGCGCGCCGTGGAAGGTGCGCGAGATGACGTCGCGCTGCTGCTCCTTGGTGAGCCGTACGAAGTTCACCGCGTAGCCGGAGACACGGATGGTGAGCTGCGGGTACTTCTCCGGGTGCTCCATGGCGTCCTCCAGGGTGGCCCGGTCGAGAACGTTGACGTTCATGTGGAAGCCGTGACCGTCGGTGTAGCCGTCGAGCACGCCGACCAGGTTGCCGACCTGCTCGTCGCGGGTGCGGCCGAGACCGTCCGGCGTTGAGGTGATGGTCAGCGAGATGCCGTCGCGGGCGCTGCGGTAGGGCAGTTTCGACACCGACAGGGCCGCCGCGACCAGGCCGTGCTTGTCCCGGCCGTTCATCGGGTTGGCGCCGGGCGCGAACGGCTCGCCGAGCCGCCGGCCGTCCGGGGTGTTGCCGGTGTGCTTGCCGTAGACGACGTTCGAGGTGATGGTCAGTACCGACATGGTGGGCTCGGCGCCGCGGTACATCGGCTGCCGCCGGATCTTCTCCATGAACCGGTTGACCAGGTCCACCGCGATCTCGTCGACTCGGTCGTCGTTGTTGCCGAAGGTCGGGTAGTCGCCGTCCACCGCGTAGTCGACGACCAGTCCGGTCTCGTCGAGGACCGGCTTCACCTGGGCGTACTTGATGGCGGACAGGCTGTCGACGGCGACCGAGAGCCCGGCGATGCCGGTGGCCAGGAAGCGGTGCACCGGGTAGTCGTGCAGCGCCATCTCGATGCGCTCATATGCATACTTGTCGTGCATGTAGTGGATGACATTGAGTGCATCAACATAGACCTCGGCAACCCAGTCAAGGGTCTTGTCGTACGCCTCGAACACCTCGTCGTAGTCGAGCACCTCCTCGTTCAACGGCTTCGTCGCGGGCGCCACCTGCACGCCGCTGATCTCGTCGCGGCCACCGTTGATCGCGTAGAGCAGGGCCTTCGCCACGTTCGCCCGGGCTCCGAAGAACTGCATGTCCTTGCCGACCCGCATCCCGGACACGCAGCAGGCGATCGCCGCGTCGTCACTCAGGTACGGCCGCAGCAGGTCGTCGTTCTCGTACTGGATGCTGCTGGTGTCGATGCTGACCTGCGAGCAGAACCGCTTGAAGCCCTCGGGCAGCCGCGGCGACCACAGCACCGTCATGTTCGGCTCGGGCGCCGGGCCCAGGTTGTAGAGCGTCTGGAGGTAGCGGAAGCTGGTCCGGGTCACCAGCGGCCGGTCGTCGGAGCCGATGCCACCGATCGACTCGGTCACCCAGGTGGGGTCGCCGGAGAACAGTTCGTCGTACTCGGGGGTGCGCAGGAACCGGACGATGCGCAGCTTGATGACGAAGTCGTCGACCAGCTCCTGGGCCTGCTCCTCGGTGAGGACGCCCTCGGCGATGTCGCGTTCCAGGTAGACGTCCAGGAACGAGGAGGTCCGGCCGAGCGACATGGCCGCGCCGTTCTGCTCCTTCGTGGCCGCCAGGTAGGCGAAGTACAGCCACTGGACCGCCTCGCGGCCGGTGGTGGCCGGGCCGGAGAGGTCGTAGCCGTAGCCCGCGGCCATCGTCTTGAGCTCCTGGAGCGCCCGGATCTGCTCGGACAGCTCCTCCCGGTCGCGGATCACGTCGGCCACCGACAGACGGGCGTTGAGCGCCGTCTTGACCTGCTTGCGCTCCTCGATGAGGAAGTCCACGCCGTAGAGGGCCACGCGGCGGTAGTCGCCGATGATCCGGCCGCGGCCGTACGCGTCGGGCAGTCCGGTGATGATGTGCGAGCGGCGGGCGGCGAGCACGTCGGCCGGGTAGGCGTCGAAGACACCGGCGTTGTGGGTCTTGCGGTAGTCCGTGAAGATCTTGCGCACGCCGGGGTCGAGCTCCCGCCCGTACGCCTTCAGGCCGCCCTCGACCATCCGCAGGCCGCCGGCCGGCATGATGGCGCGGCGCAGCGGGGCGTCGGTCTGGAGGCCGACGATCAGTTCGCTCTCCCGGTCGATGTAGCCCGGCCCGTGCGCGGTGATCGACGACGGGGTGGACGTGTCGGCGTCGTAGATGCCGTTGGCCCGCTCCTCGACGAACATCGCGGACAGCCGGTCCCAGACACGGTTGGTCCGCGCGGTCGGCCCGGCCAGGAACGCGGCGTCGCCCTCGTAGGGCCGCACGTTGTCGTGGATGAAGCCGGCGACGTCGATCCCGGTGCGCCACGACGTCCCGGCGAAGCCGCGCCACGCGTCCATGTTTCCTGCCTGCATGACCCCTCCTAGTGGTTCCCTCCCAGCGTCTCGTCGGGGCGTCCCGGGCGGGCAGGGCCAATGGTCCCGGGACGGCGGGGAAGGCGGACCGTGGCGACCGTTCCGCCGCCGTCGTTCTCGTCCAGCGTGATGCTGCCGCCGTGCAGTTCGACGATTGCCCGGCTCAGCGCCAGCCCCAGGCCGGCGCCCGGGATGTCGCTGTGCCGGGCGTTGGAAGCGCGGTAGAGGCGGGCGAAGAGGCGGTCGCGTTCATCGGCCGGGATGCCGATGCCGCTGTCGGTGACGGTCAGCACGGCGGCGTCCTCGTCGGCGGTGAGGGAGACCCGGACCACGCCGCCCTCGGGGCTGTGCTTGACCGCGTTGCCGATCAGGTTCTCGGCGACCTGGCGCAGCCGGTCGCGGTCGCCGGGGACGGTCAGCCGCTCCGGCAGGTCGAGACGCACCGAGAAGCCCGCGGCCGCGGCCGTCACCACCGATGCCAGGTCCACCTCGGCGGTGATGAGCTCGGCCTGCCCGGACTCCAGGGCGGACAGGTCGAGCAGCCGTTCGACGAGCGAGCGCAGCCGGGCGTTGTTGCGCTCGATCACCGTCAGCAGCTCACGGATCTCGCCGACGGTCGTCTGGTCGGGCTCCTCGGCGATCAGGTCGGTGTAGGTGCCGATCGAGGTGAGCGGGGTGCGCAGCTCGTGGCCGACCAGGGCGATGTACTCGCCGACGCTGGCCGCGAGCTGGTGGGACAGCTCCTCGGCGCGGCGGCGCTCCAGGTAGGCGCCGAGGTGCCCGGCGATGCCGGTGAGCAGGACCTTCAGGGCCGGGTCGGGATCCTGGTACTCCAGGATGAAGCAGCTGAGCACGCCGACGACCTTCTCGGCGCTGGACACCGGCACGGCCAGCGCCGCCCGGTAGTGCCCGGCCTCGGCGAAGCGGGACAGCACCGGTGAGCCGGGGGCCTGGAGGTCGGGCACCCAGATCGGCTCGCCGCGCTCCCAGCAGGAGCCGACCATGCCCTCCCCGCGGTCCAGCACGGACGGCAGCTCGATCGGTGGCGAGCCGGGCGCGAGGTGGGTGACGGCCGGGCGCAGCCGGTCGGTGACCGGGTCGACCAGCCACAGCCGCAGGAACGGCCAGCCCAGTCCGTCCGCCATGGCGCGCAGCACCTGGGCGCCGGCGCTGGCCGTGTCGGGGGCGTGCACCAGGGCCTTGAGGACCTCGCTCTTGCAGCGCTCGTACTGGTGCTGGTGGTGTTCGGCGGTGACGTCGTGGACCGCGGCGACCGCTCCGAGAACGTGGCCGGCGGCGTCGCGGACCGGGCGGGCGTTGACGGCGAACCAGCGGGGCCGGTCCTGCCGGTCGTGGGCGAGGATCACATCGTGCTGGACCTCCTCGCCGCGCAGCGCCCGGTACAGCGCCACGTCGTCGGGGTCCAGCGGGCTGCCGTCCTCGCGGCGCAGGCCGAACCGCTCGGCCCAGTCCCGGGCCGGAACGCCCAGGCTGTCGTCGCCGAAGAAGTCGCGGACCGGCTGGTTGATCACCACGAGCCGGCCCTCCAGGTCGCACGCCACCACCCCGGCGTCGAGGCTGCGCAGCAGCGCCTCGGTGAAGGCCGGGCCCACGCGGGTCCCGGCGGTCCCCTCCAGGCATCCGCGCAGCGTTTCGGTGAGGTCCTCGGCGCTGAACGGTTTCGGCACCACGGCGACGGCCTCGGCCTCGGCCAGGGCGGTGTCGCCGGGCGGCTGGTGGGCGGTGATCAGGACGACCGGCACGTCCGCGGTGGTGGGATGCTCGCGCAAACCACGGCACATCCGGGCGCCGTCCAGGTGCGGCGCGTCGACATCGGCGATGATCAGGTCGGGCCGGTGGGCGAACGCGGCGGTCAGGGCGGCCCGGCCGTCCCCGGCGAGGACCACCTGGTGGCCGAACCGGCCGACCACCTCGGCGATGACCGCCTGGCGTTCCTGGTCGTCCTCGACGATGAGCACCGCTGCCATACCTGAAGCCTAAATCATGTTAAATACGGCAATAAGGACAATGACGTTTCGGGGCGGGGGATCGCGGGGTACTGTGCGGCCGCACGCGAGCCATCCTGGGGTCAATCATGTCCGAGCTGACCGCCCATCTCGACGTACCGCTCGGCCGCGGCGCACCGGCCTCCGCCCGCCGCGCCGTGACCGCGGTGCTCGTCGGCTGGGGTCTCCGCGACGCCGACTGGCTGGACGCCTGCGCCGTGGTGGTGAGCGAGCTCGTCAGCAACGCCGTCCTGCACGGCGGTGGCTTCGTCGAGGTGAGCATCGAGGCGCACGGCGGACGGGTGACCGTCGCGGTGGCCGACGGATCGTCGCTGGTGCCCCGCCGCCGCGACCCGGACGGGATCGGCGGGCGGGGGCTCGCGCTGATCGAGGCGCTGTCGGCCGGCTGGACGGTGGAGAACCACCACGGCGGCAAACGGGTCCGGGTCGAGCTGGAGCACTACCCCGCAATGCCCTAGACCGGCTCCTCGTACCGGGCGGTGACCGCCTGGACCGCCAGCAGCGCGCCGTCGGCCTCGGCGTGCAGACGTTCCACGGTGCGTCCGGGGTCGGCGACGATGCCGGCCCGGGCCTGGTCCTCGACCGTGGCGCACAGGTCCGCGAGCCGGATCGCCCCGATGTTGGCGGCCGACCCCTTCAAACTGTGGGCGGGATCGCTGACCGGCCCCGGATCGCCGGCCTCCAGGAGACGGGCCAGCAGGTCCACCGCGCCCGGGGTCTTCGCGGTGAACGAACGGAGCAGCCGGAGCACGAGAGCCCGTTCGGCCGGTGACGGATCCCCCTCGGCGAACTCGGCGAGGCGGGCCCGGACCTCGGCGACCCGGGCCTCGTGCTCCGGCGGCGTAGCGGTCTCCATCCGCTCATGGTGCGCCCGGGCGGACGGTGCCCGGGGCCGATTCGCGGAGGATTACGCTCCCCAGCCCGCCTGTGTGCCACCGACCCGCTCGGCGGCCACGCTTTCCGCGTACCCCGTCTCCTGGAAGGCCTTGACCGGATCGCGCGGCAGGCCCCGCGCCTCCCGCCGGTCCGCGAGAGCGGACCGCACGTCGGTCTCGTAGGCGTCCATCAGCACCTGATGCGCGCCCAGCACGTCACCCGCCCGCTGCGCGGCGGCCAGCGCCTCCTGGTCCACCAGCAGCGCCTTGGCCAGCGCCGACTCGACGTTGAGGACCGAGCGGATCTGGCCCGGGATCTTCTCCTCGATGTTGTGGCACTGGTCGAGCATGAAGTTGACGCCCGACTCGGGCCGGTGCGCGCCCGCGGCCACGATCTCCGACATGATCCGGAACAGCTGGAACGGGTCGGCCGAACCGACGATCAGGTCGTCGTCGGCGTAGTAGCGCGAGTTGAAGTCGAACGCGCCCAGCCGGTTCTGCCGGATCAGCTGCATCACGATGAACTCGATGTTCGTTCCCGGCGCGTGGTGGCCGGTGTCCAGCACCACGGTCGCCTTCTCGCCCAGCGCCAGGCAGTGCAGCAGCGAGGTGCCCCAGTCGGGGATGTCCATGGTGTAGAAGTGCGGCTCGAAGAACTTGTACTCGAGCAGCATCCGGTGGCCGTCGTCCATCGCGTCGTAGATCGTCCGCAGCGACTCGGCCAGCCGGTCCTGCCGGCCGCGCAGCGAGTCCTGCCCGGCGTAGTTCAGACCGTCCGGCAGCCAGATCTTCAGATCCGTCGAGCCGGTCTGCCGCATCACGTCCAGGCACTGGAGGTGATGGTCGACCGCCTTGCGCCGGACCGCGGCGTCCGGGTGGCACAGCGAGCCGAGCCGGTAGTCGTCGTCCTGGAACAGGTTCGAGTTGATCGCGCCGATCCGCACGCCCAGCTTGTCGGCGTGCGCCCGCAGATCCGGCCAGTCGTCCACCAGGTCCCACGGGATGTGCAGGGAGACCCGGTTGGCCAGGCCGGTCACCCGGTTCACCTGCGCGGCGTCCGAGATCTTCTCGTACGGGTTCCGCGGCCCACCGGGACGGGTGAACACCTTGAACCGGGTGCCCGAGTTCCCGTACGCCCAGCTCGGGACCTCGATCGTGAAGCCGTCGAGTCCGTCGAGGTTCATGATGCGCTTCCTCCGTACTTGCGATTGGTGAGCCCGTTCAACAGCGCGGCGAACACCAGCACCGCGCCCAGGGCGAGAAGCTGGTACTGCGAACCCTCGTTACCGACGAAGGCGAGCAGGATGCCGGCGTTGAGCCAGACGATGAGCAGCGTCGCCAGCACCACGCCGGCGACCCGGCCGATACCACCGGTGATCGCCACCCCGCCGAGCACGGCGATGGTGATGGCCGGCAGGGCCATGCCGTTGCCGGAGACCCCGGCGTCCGGGCGCGCCGAGGCGAACTGGCCCACGGTCACCACGGCCACCAGACCCGAGATCAAACCCGCATAGACGTACGCCTTGAAGCGCGTGTCCTTGACCGGAAGCCCTGCCCAGCGAGCGGCGACGTCGTTGGTGCCGATCGCGTAGAGCCGCCGCCCGTAGGCAGTCCGGGCCAGCAGCACCCAGACCGCGACGACGGTCGGCAGCAGGAACGTGAAGATGCCCAGCGGGACGTCGGGCACGTACTGGCCGAACAGCGGCAGCTCCACCGACTTGCTGATGGAGAACAGCTCCTGGATCGGCTCGGTGCTGATCGGCTGCTGGTCGTTGATCACGATGGCCAGCGACTTGTACGCGTAGAACGTCGCCAGCGTCGCGATCAGCGCCGGGAACCCGATGTACGACACCAGGAAGCCGTTCACCGCGCCGAGCAGCGCACCGAACCCGGCCGTCGCCAGGATCGCCAGCCACAGCGGCCAGCCCCACTCGCCGTACGCGAAGCCGAACACCATGCCGGCCAGCGACACGATCGCCCCGACGCTCAGGTCGATGCCGCCCCGGCCGGACAGGATGACCAGCATCTCCGCCAGGCCCAGCATGGCCAGCGGCACCGCGGTGATCAGCGCCGCCGACATGTAGTCGAAGTCGTACGGCGCCGTCAGGTAGCCGCCCATGTCGTTGATGAAGAACGTCACCACGACGGCCACGATCAGAACCGCGAGCAGCGCGATCCGCTGCGTGAGAAGAATCCGGACCGCCCTGCTCACCGGTTCCTCCTCGCCCGGGCACGCAGCAGGTCGGCCCCGACCGCCACGATGATGAAGATGCCGACGAACAGGTCGGAGAGCTGCGAACGCCAGCCCAGCTGGGTCACCCCGGAGGCGACCGACTGCACCAGCAGCGCGCCGAGCAGGGTGCCGAGCACCGAACCGCGGCCGCCCATGATGCTCGTCCCGCCGATGACCACCGCGGCGATCACCGCCAGCTCCTTGCCGGCGCCGACCGACTGGTCCAGCGTCGAGGTGCCCTGCGCGATCACGAAACACGAGGCCAGGCCGACCAGCAGGCCGGTCAGCACGTAGGCCAGCAGGACCCGGCGCTGCACGCGCACACCGGCCAGCCGGGCCGCCTGCGCGTCGCCGCCGATCGCGAAGAAGTGCCGGCCACCCGCCGTGTGCCGCAGCCACCACCAGGCGGCCGCCGTGATCAGCACGGTGATCAGGAAGGCGTGCGGGACGCCGAGAGTGCGCCCGTCCGGTCCACGGCCGAAGAACGCCAGCGTGCCGGGGATGCCGTTCACCGTCCCGGAGCCGAAGATCCGCAGGCCCAGGAACATGAACAGGTTCGCCGTACCGAAGGTGATGATGATGGCGTGCACCCGGCCGTAGGCGATCAGCACGCCGTTGACCAGGCCGAGCAGAGCGCCCGCCGCGACCGACAGCAACACCGCCACGGCGAGGCCCACCTCGGCCTGGACCAGTGCTTTCGCGGTCAGCACGGAACAGACCATGATCGCGCCGCCGACCGAGACGTCGATGCCACCGGTGATGATCACGATGGTCATGCCGACGCCGATCAGCGCCACCGGGGCGGTCGCCACCAGCAGCGGCTGGATCGAGCCGGCGGTCAGGAACGCCGGGGTGCTCACCGCGAGCGCGGCCCACAGCACGGCGATCACGCCGACCAGCACCACCTCCTGGCCGGTTATGGGTGACGGCAGCACCCGCTTCCTGATCTTCGCTTCCGCGACCGCGGTCATTCGCTGCCTCCCGCGGCGGTCGTCGGTCTTGTTCCGCTTCCGCTTCCGCTTCCGCTTCCGCTTCCGCTTCCGCTTCCGCTTCCGCTTGTTCCGCTTGTTTTGCCGCTCGCGGTCATTCGTTTCCTCCCGCGGCTGCGGCCAGCAGGTCCACCTGGCTGGCGTCCGGGCCGAACTCGTCGGTCGTCGTGCCGCCCCGCACCACCTGGATGCGGTCGGCGATGCGCAGCGCCTCCGGCAGGTCCGAGGTCACCACCAGGACGGCGGTGCCCTCCTCGGCCAGCTCGGTGATCAACCGGTGGATCTCCTCCTTGGCGCCGACGTCGACACCCTGTGTCGGCTCGGCCAGCACCAGCACCCTCGGCCGTTCCACCAGCTGCCGGGCGAGGACAACCTTCTGCGCGTTGCCGCCGGACATCGCGCTGATCGGCTGCCGTTCGTGCGGCGTCTTCACCGCGAGCCGCTCGATCAATTTCAGCGCGACGGCCTTCTCCCGCGCCCGGTCCACCCAGACGCCGAGTCTGGACAGCAGCCGCAGATGACCCGCGGAGATGTTGAAGGCGATCGACTGGAAACCGAACATCCCCTCGACCTTGCGGTTCGCCGGCAACAGGGCGATGCCCAGTCGCTGTGCATGCTCGGGGTTCTTGATGTTGACTTGCGTTGAGTCGACTAGAAGCTGTCCATGTGTAGCGCGATCAATGCCGTACACACATGCAGCGATCTCGGATACACCCGAGCCGACCAGTCCGTACAGGGCGACGATCTCGCCGGCCCGCACGGTCACGTCGACGTCGCGGAACTTCCCGGTGCGGCCCAGGCCGCGCAGCTCCAGCGCGGCCGGTCCCTCCGGGACCTCACGATGCGGCCGGGCGTCCGACAACTCCTCGCCGACCATCAGGTGCGCGATCTGACGCACGCTCAGATCCTTGATCGGGTACGTGCCGATCGTCCTGCCGTCACGCATGACCGTCACCTCGTCAGCGATCCGGAACAGCTCGTCCAGACGGTGCGAGATGTAGATGACCGCGACACCGGTGGCGGTGAGCCGCCGGACCACGTCGAAGAGCACCTCGATCTCGGCGTCGGTCAGGATCGCCGACGGCTCGTCGAGGATCAGCACCTTCGCGTCGGCGGCCAGCGCCTTGGCGATCGAGACCTGCTGCTGCTCGGCCACCGAGAGGGTGCCGACCTCGGCGGTCGCGTACCGCTCCGGGAGGCCGAGCAGCTCCAGCAGCTCGAC includes these proteins:
- the pflA gene encoding pyruvate formate-lyase-activating protein, producing the protein MTVTGSVHSFDVSTGVDGPGTRFVAFLAGCPLRCQYCHSPDTWFRRSGQIMDADELMTEIQRYERFIKVAHGGVTISGGEALQQPDFVREIFTRCQERGLHTALDTSGYLGAKASDELLDVTDLVLLDIKAGDEETYHRVTRTGTLEPTVSFAHRLADRGIPIWVRFVLVPGLTDTVENVDAVAAIAASISTVERVEVLPFHRLGAAKYAALNQPFPLAGTDAPTPALLDRVRAQFRAHGLTVY
- the pflB gene encoding formate C-acetyltransferase, with translation MQAGNMDAWRGFAGTSWRTGIDVAGFIHDNVRPYEGDAAFLAGPTARTNRVWDRLSAMFVEERANGIYDADTSTPSSITAHGPGYIDRESELIVGLQTDAPLRRAIMPAGGLRMVEGGLKAYGRELDPGVRKIFTDYRKTHNAGVFDAYPADVLAARRSHIITGLPDAYGRGRIIGDYRRVALYGVDFLIEERKQVKTALNARLSVADVIRDREELSEQIRALQELKTMAAGYGYDLSGPATTGREAVQWLYFAYLAATKEQNGAAMSLGRTSSFLDVYLERDIAEGVLTEEQAQELVDDFVIKLRIVRFLRTPEYDELFSGDPTWVTESIGGIGSDDRPLVTRTSFRYLQTLYNLGPAPEPNMTVLWSPRLPEGFKRFCSQVSIDTSSIQYENDDLLRPYLSDDAAIACCVSGMRVGKDMQFFGARANVAKALLYAINGGRDEISGVQVAPATKPLNEEVLDYDEVFEAYDKTLDWVAEVYVDALNVIHYMHDKYAYERIEMALHDYPVHRFLATGIAGLSVAVDSLSAIKYAQVKPVLDETGLVVDYAVDGDYPTFGNNDDRVDEIAVDLVNRFMEKIRRQPMYRGAEPTMSVLTITSNVVYGKHTGNTPDGRRLGEPFAPGANPMNGRDKHGLVAAALSVSKLPYRSARDGISLTITSTPDGLGRTRDEQVGNLVGVLDGYTDGHGFHMNVNVLDRATLEDAMEHPEKYPQLTIRVSGYAVNFVRLTKEQQRDVISRTFHGAL
- a CDS encoding hybrid sensor histidine kinase/response regulator; its protein translation is MAAVLIVEDDQERQAVIAEVVGRFGHQVVLAGDGRAALTAAFAHRPDLIIADVDAPHLDGARMCRGLREHPTTADVPVVLITAHQPPGDTALAEAEAVAVVPKPFSAEDLTETLRGCLEGTAGTRVGPAFTEALLRSLDAGVVACDLEGRLVVINQPVRDFFGDDSLGVPARDWAERFGLRREDGSPLDPDDVALYRALRGEEVQHDVILAHDRQDRPRWFAVNARPVRDAAGHVLGAVAAVHDVTAEHHQHQYERCKSEVLKALVHAPDTASAGAQVLRAMADGLGWPFLRLWLVDPVTDRLRPAVTHLAPGSPPIELPSVLDRGEGMVGSCWERGEPIWVPDLQAPGSPVLSRFAEAGHYRAALAVPVSSAEKVVGVLSCFILEYQDPDPALKVLLTGIAGHLGAYLERRRAEELSHQLAASVGEYIALVGHELRTPLTSIGTYTDLIAEEPDQTTVGEIRELLTVIERNNARLRSLVERLLDLSALESGQAELITAEVDLASVVTAAAAGFSVRLDLPERLTVPGDRDRLRQVAENLIGNAVKHSPEGGVVRVSLTADEDAAVLTVTDSGIGIPADERDRLFARLYRASNARHSDIPGAGLGLALSRAIVELHGGSITLDENDGGGTVATVRLPRRPGTIGPARPGRPDETLGGNH
- a CDS encoding ATP-binding protein, with protein sequence MSELTAHLDVPLGRGAPASARRAVTAVLVGWGLRDADWLDACAVVVSELVSNAVLHGGGFVEVSIEAHGGRVTVAVADGSSLVPRRRDPDGIGGRGLALIEALSAGWTVENHHGGKRVRVELEHYPAMP
- a CDS encoding Hpt domain-containing protein; amino-acid sequence: METATPPEHEARVAEVRARLAEFAEGDPSPAERALVLRLLRSFTAKTPGAVDLLARLLEAGDPGPVSDPAHSLKGSAANIGAIRLADLCATVEDQARAGIVADPGRTVERLHAEADGALLAVQAVTARYEEPV
- the rhaI gene encoding L-rhamnose isomerase, giving the protein MNLDGLDGFTIEVPSWAYGNSGTRFKVFTRPGGPRNPYEKISDAAQVNRVTGLANRVSLHIPWDLVDDWPDLRAHADKLGVRIGAINSNLFQDDDYRLGSLCHPDAAVRRKAVDHHLQCLDVMRQTGSTDLKIWLPDGLNYAGQDSLRGRQDRLAESLRTIYDAMDDGHRMLLEYKFFEPHFYTMDIPDWGTSLLHCLALGEKATVVLDTGHHAPGTNIEFIVMQLIRQNRLGAFDFNSRYYADDDLIVGSADPFQLFRIMSEIVAAGAHRPESGVNFMLDQCHNIEEKIPGQIRSVLNVESALAKALLVDQEALAAAQRAGDVLGAHQVLMDAYETDVRSALADRREARGLPRDPVKAFQETGYAESVAAERVGGTQAGWGA
- a CDS encoding ABC transporter permease: MSRAVRILLTQRIALLAVLIVAVVVTFFINDMGGYLTAPYDFDYMSAALITAVPLAMLGLAEMLVILSGRGGIDLSVGAIVSLAGMVFGFAYGEWGWPLWLAILATAGFGALLGAVNGFLVSYIGFPALIATLATFYAYKSLAIVINDQQPISTEPIQELFSISKSVELPLFGQYVPDVPLGIFTFLLPTVVAVWVLLARTAYGRRLYAIGTNDVAARWAGLPVKDTRFKAYVYAGLISGLVAVVTVGQFASARPDAGVSGNGMALPAITIAVLGGVAITGGIGRVAGVVLATLLIVWLNAGILLAFVGNEGSQYQLLALGAVLVFAALLNGLTNRKYGGSAS
- a CDS encoding ABC transporter permease, which gives rise to MTAVAEAKIRKRVLPSPITGQEVVLVGVIAVLWAALAVSTPAFLTAGSIQPLLVATAPVALIGVGMTIVIITGGIDVSVGGAIMVCSVLTAKALVQAEVGLAVAVLLSVAAGALLGLVNGVLIAYGRVHAIIITFGTANLFMFLGLRIFGSGTVNGIPGTLAFFGRGPDGRTLGVPHAFLITVLITAAAWWWLRHTAGGRHFFAIGGDAQAARLAGVRVQRRVLLAYVLTGLLVGLASCFVIAQGTSTLDQSVGAGKELAVIAAVVIGGTSIMGGRGSVLGTLLGALLVQSVASGVTQLGWRSQLSDLFVGIFIIVAVGADLLRARARRNR
- a CDS encoding sugar ABC transporter ATP-binding protein; translation: MADETTPRLRLTAISKRFGAVRAIQHADFTVRAGKVHALVGENGAGKSTMIKIVAGAETADSGRIEFEGVTAEIRSTTDAIALGIATVYQEPQLFPELTVAENIFLGREIRSTFRKVDWAAQNAKVVELLELLGLPERYATAEVGTLSVAEQQQVSIAKALAADAKVLILDEPSAILTDAEIEVLFDVVRRLTATGVAVIYISHRLDELFRIADEVTVMRDGRTIGTYPIKDLSVRQIAHLMVGEELSDARPHREVPEGPAALELRGLGRTGKFRDVDVTVRAGEIVALYGLVGSGVSEIAACVYGIDRATHGQLLVDSTQVNIKNPEHAQRLGIALLPANRKVEGMFGFQSIAFNISAGHLRLLSRLGVWVDRAREKAVALKLIERLAVKTPHERQPISAMSGGNAQKVVLARQLVERPRVLVLAEPTQGVDVGAKEEIHRLITELAEEGTAVLVVTSDLPEALRIADRIQVVRGGTTTDEFGPDASQVDLLAAAAGGNE